A window of Chloracidobacterium sp. N contains these coding sequences:
- a CDS encoding 2-hydroxymuconic semialdehyde dehydrogenase: MNKWQLFIAGEFRPGGRRECFPDYHPATGAVTAEVALATPDDCDAAVTAARQALPAWRRLPVAERARLLRRVADGIEARSAEFLQAEVADTGKPWALARTLDIPRGAANFRIFADLAAGLATECFETATDDGTGALNYGLRRPLGVVGVICPWNLPLLLLTWKIAPALVMGNTVVVKPSEETPATATLLGEVMTAAGVPPGVYNVVHGFGPGSVGEWLVAHPDVAAITFTGETRTGQAIMRTAAARTKRLSFELGGKNAAIVFADADFDRAVAGVARSSFLNGGQVCLCSERVYVERPVFERFVEALALAARQLRPGPPEDETTTLGPLISAAHREKVLGYYAAARAAGAEIHAGGGCLALPPPYDQGYFVEPTVWTGLPEDAPCIVEEIFGPVCHVAPFDTEEEAVALANAGDYGLCAALWTRDLARAHRVAHALDVGVVWINSWFLRDLRTPFGGMKLSGIGREGGRHSLEFYSEIKNVCVKL, encoded by the coding sequence ATGAACAAGTGGCAGCTCTTCATTGCCGGGGAGTTTCGTCCGGGAGGCCGGCGGGAGTGCTTTCCTGATTACCATCCGGCAACCGGCGCGGTGACGGCAGAGGTGGCGCTGGCAACGCCGGACGATTGCGATGCCGCCGTTACGGCCGCCAGACAGGCCCTTCCCGCCTGGCGGCGTCTTCCGGTCGCCGAGCGGGCGCGGTTGCTGCGGCGCGTCGCCGATGGGATCGAAGCGCGCAGCGCGGAGTTTTTGCAGGCTGAGGTCGCCGATACCGGCAAGCCATGGGCACTGGCGCGTACTCTGGACATCCCGCGTGGAGCAGCAAACTTCCGCATCTTTGCCGATCTGGCCGCCGGGTTGGCCACGGAATGCTTTGAAACGGCGACCGACGATGGCACCGGGGCGCTCAACTACGGCCTGCGGCGGCCGTTGGGCGTGGTGGGCGTCATTTGTCCGTGGAATCTGCCCCTGCTGCTGCTGACGTGGAAAATCGCACCGGCCCTGGTGATGGGCAATACGGTGGTCGTCAAGCCGTCGGAGGAAACACCGGCGACGGCGACGCTGCTGGGCGAGGTCATGACGGCGGCCGGTGTGCCGCCGGGCGTCTATAACGTCGTCCACGGCTTTGGCCCGGGAAGCGTCGGGGAATGGCTGGTGGCGCACCCGGATGTCGCTGCCATTACCTTCACCGGTGAAACCCGTACCGGGCAGGCCATCATGCGGACGGCAGCCGCCCGGACGAAGCGCCTTTCGTTCGAGTTGGGCGGGAAAAATGCCGCCATCGTCTTTGCCGATGCCGACTTTGACCGCGCCGTGGCCGGCGTGGCGCGGTCGAGTTTTCTCAACGGCGGGCAGGTGTGTCTCTGCTCGGAGCGGGTGTACGTCGAGCGCCCGGTGTTTGAGCGTTTTGTTGAAGCCCTGGCGCTGGCCGCCCGACAGCTTCGGCCCGGGCCGCCTGAAGACGAGACCACGACGCTGGGCCCGTTGATTTCAGCGGCGCATCGGGAAAAGGTGCTTGGTTATTATGCGGCGGCGCGGGCAGCCGGGGCGGAAATCCACGCCGGGGGCGGCTGTCTGGCGCTCCCGCCGCCGTATGACCAGGGCTACTTCGTCGAACCAACGGTCTGGACGGGCCTGCCGGAAGACGCTCCCTGCATCGTCGAGGAAATTTTTGGCCCTGTCTGCCATGTCGCGCCTTTCGATACGGAGGAGGAAGCGGTGGCGCTGGCCAACGCCGGTGACTACGGCCTGTGCGCGGCACTCTGGACGCGCGACCTGGCGCGCGCCCACCGGGTGGCGCACGCGCTCGACGTGGGTGTGGTGTGGATCAATAGCTGGTTTTTGCGCGACCTGCGGACGCCTTTCGGGGGCATGAAACTAAGCGGTATCGGACGTGAGGGCGGGCGCCACTCACTCGAATTCTACTCGGAAATCAAAAATGTCTGCGTCAAGCTCTGA
- a CDS encoding tetratricopeptide repeat protein, whose translation MSEHPQVASCPVEPKTDVQREAFDRAHTRRRNEWKRFWKAGIKAFEAGDYEKAQFLFSDAVREARRFGETDPRFATCLNNLAMTFDMLGETAQAEAIYRRAIEADAKALEIQHGGFVTSLTNLAQMLADEDRIAEAVQLYDRAIAFLEALHGHDTLHIAPLLSEMARMCDQDGDYAQAEAALRRALAIREHAHGPDDLSVAVTLNNLAVSCDLRGKYDEAQALLERALDIFERRLGENHPKVAETLKNLGVLHDRQGRRLQAEACFARARSILDPAGRS comes from the coding sequence GTGAGTGAGCATCCACAGGTTGCGTCCTGTCCGGTGGAACCCAAAACCGATGTTCAGCGCGAAGCGTTCGACCGCGCCCATACGCGCCGCCGCAACGAGTGGAAGCGCTTTTGGAAGGCCGGGATAAAAGCCTTTGAGGCGGGCGATTATGAAAAAGCGCAGTTTCTTTTTTCTGACGCCGTACGCGAGGCGCGCCGCTTTGGTGAAACCGACCCGCGCTTTGCCACCTGTCTCAACAACCTGGCGATGACCTTCGATATGCTGGGGGAAACGGCGCAGGCCGAGGCCATCTATCGCCGGGCCATCGAAGCCGACGCCAAGGCGCTCGAAATTCAGCACGGCGGCTTTGTCACCAGCCTCACCAACCTGGCGCAGATGCTGGCCGACGAAGACCGCATTGCGGAAGCCGTCCAGCTCTATGACCGCGCCATTGCTTTCCTGGAGGCACTCCATGGCCACGACACGCTGCACATTGCGCCCCTGCTCAGCGAAATGGCGCGGATGTGCGACCAGGACGGCGACTACGCCCAAGCGGAAGCGGCCCTGCGGCGGGCGCTGGCCATTCGTGAGCACGCGCACGGGCCCGACGATCTCTCGGTGGCGGTCACACTCAACAACCTGGCTGTTTCATGTGATTTGCGTGGCAAGTACGACGAAGCCCAGGCACTGCTGGAACGGGCGCTGGACATCTTTGAGCGCCGTCTGGGGGAAAACCATCCGAAGGTGGCCGAAACGCTCAAGAATCTTGGTGTGCTCCACGACCGGCAGGGGCGCCGCCTGCAGGCCGAAGCCTGTTTTGCCCGGGCGCGTTCGATTCTCGACCCTGCTGGCCGCAGTTAG
- a CDS encoding PAS domain S-box protein, which translates to MLLFQGVPVSQKNDTDDHQTTTHQGAALPADEAALLRQSLDHLGHVFWVATWPEKRLLYANQEFEKVWGISPEVATHEPDRLTAAVHPDDRAGWIAAHTNPNGSDTEYRLCRPDGRVRWLRESIFPIRDAAGRPVRLVGLAKDITAYKRLGDAVRESEERFRKFFDLNPSPSCIFSARTGKVVEINTAFEELTGYARREVLGQSLGKLNLWLDPTLPALVLHALRQKAVPQAFDTTIQTRTGQMRDVTVAANLVTIGGRPCVVAVATDLTEFNDLRRQLTESEARFRSLVENAPDILICTTLDGEVTYLNHADLGCQESILLGQNLLDYATDANAIRAAMREVMTTGQAASFEAQFHFTAEHQRWCAGRVAPIRCGENITELLFRLRDIEARKAAELELQKLYAEIAEANTKLRELDRLKARFAAMLVHDLRSPLGCVYSALELFETIGKTDDDTRHLIGVARNSLERALNLLNEVQEVYRSEETGITLNRTPFDVTDLLREVVDGIRPEADRKNITLKYELPEAGQLPSLLADRSKLLRVISNLLTNAVKFTSKGGVVMLNTAVVNGMGVNIGRDFIEISVTDTGIGIPPEDLPYVFDVYRQSRNNRSGVGVGLGLSIVKSIVAAHGGDVRVESQPGVGTSFTVSLPISAVDETPEALPPDRDQTPSPTAAGTGLTN; encoded by the coding sequence ATGTTGCTCTTTCAGGGTGTGCCGGTTTCCCAGAAAAACGACACGGATGATCATCAGACCACGACGCATCAGGGAGCGGCCCTGCCGGCCGATGAAGCGGCGCTGCTGCGGCAAAGCCTTGACCATCTGGGACATGTCTTCTGGGTGGCCACCTGGCCGGAAAAAAGGCTGTTGTATGCCAATCAGGAGTTTGAAAAGGTCTGGGGCATTTCACCCGAAGTGGCCACCCACGAGCCGGACCGCCTGACTGCCGCAGTCCATCCTGACGACCGCGCCGGCTGGATTGCGGCCCACACCAATCCAAACGGTTCGGATACAGAATACCGCCTCTGTCGCCCGGACGGTCGGGTGCGCTGGCTGCGGGAGAGCATCTTCCCGATCCGGGATGCGGCCGGCCGCCCGGTCCGTCTGGTCGGACTGGCCAAAGACATCACCGCCTATAAGCGTCTTGGGGATGCCGTCCGGGAAAGCGAAGAGCGGTTTCGGAAGTTCTTTGACCTCAACCCGTCGCCAAGCTGCATCTTCAGCGCGCGGACGGGCAAGGTGGTCGAAATCAACACGGCCTTTGAGGAGCTGACGGGATACGCCCGCCGCGAGGTTCTCGGCCAGTCACTTGGCAAGCTGAATTTGTGGCTCGACCCGACGCTGCCCGCCCTGGTGCTCCATGCCCTCCGCCAGAAGGCGGTGCCACAGGCCTTCGATACGACCATTCAGACGCGAACCGGCCAGATGCGTGATGTCACCGTCGCCGCCAACCTGGTGACGATTGGCGGACGCCCGTGCGTGGTGGCCGTCGCCACCGACCTGACGGAATTCAACGACCTGCGCCGCCAGCTTACCGAAAGCGAAGCCCGCTTTCGCTCACTGGTGGAAAACGCGCCGGACATCCTCATCTGCACCACCCTCGACGGCGAAGTGACCTACCTCAACCATGCCGATCTGGGCTGTCAGGAAAGTATCCTCCTGGGACAGAACCTGCTCGACTATGCAACCGATGCCAATGCCATCCGCGCGGCCATGCGCGAGGTGATGACCACCGGGCAGGCGGCTTCGTTTGAGGCGCAGTTCCACTTTACCGCGGAACATCAACGCTGGTGCGCCGGGCGCGTGGCCCCCATCCGGTGCGGCGAGAACATCACCGAACTGCTGTTCCGGCTGCGCGACATCGAGGCCCGCAAAGCCGCCGAACTCGAACTCCAGAAACTCTACGCTGAGATTGCCGAAGCCAACACCAAACTCCGCGAACTGGACCGTCTCAAGGCGCGCTTTGCCGCCATGCTCGTCCACGATCTGCGTTCCCCGCTGGGCTGTGTGTACAGTGCACTGGAACTGTTCGAGACCATCGGAAAGACCGATGACGACACACGGCACCTGATCGGTGTCGCCCGCAACAGTCTGGAGCGGGCCCTCAACCTGCTCAACGAAGTGCAGGAAGTCTATCGCAGCGAGGAAACCGGCATCACGCTCAACCGTACGCCATTCGATGTCACGGACCTGCTCCGGGAAGTTGTGGATGGCATCCGCCCGGAAGCCGACCGCAAAAACATCACCCTGAAGTATGAACTGCCAGAAGCAGGTCAACTCCCGTCGCTGCTGGCCGACCGCAGCAAGCTGCTGCGCGTCATCAGCAACCTGCTGACCAACGCCGTCAAGTTCACCTCCAAAGGCGGGGTGGTCATGCTCAACACGGCCGTGGTCAACGGCATGGGAGTCAACATCGGGCGCGATTTCATCGAGATCAGCGTGACGGACACCGGTATCGGGATTCCCCCGGAAGACCTGCCCTACGTGTTCGATGTCTATCGGCAGTCGCGCAACAACCGCTCCGGGGTGGGCGTCGGGCTGGGACTGTCCATCGTCAAGAGCATTGTTGCCGCCCATGGCGGAGATGTACGGGTGGAAAGCCAGCCCGGTGTCGGGACGAGTTTTACCGTGTCCCTGCCCATCAGCGCCGTGGACGAAACGCCGGAAGCGTTGCCACCCGACCGCGACCAGACGCCCAGCCCAACGGCGGCTGGCACAGGTCTGACGAACTAA